The following proteins are encoded in a genomic region of Gossypium hirsutum isolate 1008001.06 chromosome D05, Gossypium_hirsutum_v2.1, whole genome shotgun sequence:
- the LOC107907481 gene encoding 4-coumarate--CoA ligase 2: MEADQHQHVEFIFRSTLPDIYIPNHLPLHTYCFENVSQFKDRPCLINGPTGKIYTYAEVHLTARKVATGLNNLGIQQGDVIMLLLQNSPEFIFAFLGASFRGAISTTANPFYTPAEIAKQATASKTKLLITQAVYAEKVKSFAKDNDIKIVTIDAPPEGCLHFSELTEANEDEIPAVKINSDDVVALPYSSGTTGLPKGVMLTHKSLVTSIAQQVDGENPNLYFHEKDVILCVLPLFHIYSLNSVLLCSLRVGAAILIMQKFEIVTLMELVEKYKVTIAPFVPPIVLAVSKSPVIDKYDLSSIRMVMSGGAPMGKELEDAVRDRLPNAKLGQGYGMTEAGPVLAMNLAFAKEPRETKSGACGTVVRNAEMKIVDPHTGASLPQNQSGEICIRGTQIMKGYLNDTEATKVTIDKDGWLHTGDIGYIDDDDELFIVDRLKELIKYKGFQVAPAELEAMLIAHPNISDATVVPMKDEAAGEVPVAFVVRSNGSKITEDDIKQFISKQVVFYKRLGRVFFTDAIPKSPSGKVLRKDLRAKLATI, encoded by the exons ATGGAGGCCGATCAACACCAGCATGTTGAGTTCATCTTTCGCTCCACCCTCCCTGATATTTACATCCCAAATCACCTCCCTTTACATACATACTGCTTTGAGAATGTTTCCCAGTTTAAAGATCGTCCTTGTTTAATCAATGGTCCTACTGGTAAGATATATACTTATGCCGAAGTTCATCTCACTGCTCGTAAAGTGGCTACTGGTCTCAACAATTTGGGTATCCAACAAGGAGATGTCATCATGCTTCTGCTTCAAAACTCACCGGAATTTATCTTTGCTTTCCTCGGTGCATCGTTCCGTGGAGCTATCAGTACCACCGCTAATCCCTTTTACACTCCGGCAGAGATTGCGAAACAGGCGACGGCGTCGAAGACTAAACTGCTTATAACTCAAGCAGTTTATGCGGAGAAAGTGAAGAGTTTCGCTAAAGACAACGACATCAAGATCGTAACGATAGATGCACCACCGGAAGGCTGTTTACATTTCTCGGAATTGACTGAAGCTAACGAAGACGAAATCCCGGCCGTTAAAATCAACTCCGACGACGTTGTAGCCCTTCCTTACTCATCGGGAACAACGGGATTACCTAAAGGAGTGATGTTGACTCATAAAAGTCTCGTAACGAGCATTGCTCAACAAGTTGATGGAGAGAATCCCAATCTTTATTTCCACGAGAAAGATGTGATTCTCTGTGTGTTGCCTTTGTTTCACATATATTCACTCAATTCGGTGTTGCTTTGTTCTTTGAGAGTAGGAGCTGCAATTTTGATTATGCAGAAGTTTGAGATCGTGACATTGATGGAGCTTGTCGAGAAATACAAGGTAACCATTGCCCCATTCGTGCCGCCGATCGTTTTGGCCGTCTCTAAGTCTCCGGTCATTGATAAATATGACCTTTCCTCTATTCGGATGGTGATGTCCGGTGGTGCACCGATGGGGAAGGAGCTAGAGGATGCTGTTAGAGATAGGCTTCCAAATGCAAAATTAGGACAG GGGTATGGCATGACTGAGGCAGGGCCAGTGCTGGCTATGAACTTGGCTTTTGCGAAGGAACCCCGGGAGACAAAATCCGGTGCGTGCGGCACAGTCGTACGGAACGCGGAGATGAAGATCGTGGATCCTCACACTGGGGCGTCGCTTCCACAAAACCAATCGGGGGAAATTTGCATTCGGGGCACCCAGATTATGAAAG GTTATCTTAATGATACGGAAGCCACAAAGGTAACCATAGACAAAGATGGATGGTTGCACACCGGCGACATTGGCTACATTGACGACGATGATGAGCTTTTCATTGTCGATCGATTGAAGGAACTGATCAAATACAAAGGGTTCCAAGTCGCACCTGCTGAGCTGGAAGCAATGTTAATTGCCCATCCCAACATCTCCGATGCTACTGTTGTACC TATGAAAGATGAAGCTGCTGGAGAGGTTCCAGTTGCTTTCGTTGTGAGATCCAATGGTTCTAAGATCACTGAGGATGACATTAAGCAATTCATCTCAAAACAG GTTGTGTTTTACAAGAGGCTTGGCCGGGTTTTCTTCACGGATGCAATCCCTAAATCTCCTTCAGGTAAGGTATTGCGGAAAGATCTAAGAGCAAAGCTCGCTACCATCTAG
- the LOC121217411 gene encoding CASP-like protein XL3 — MELSIQKTEALIRLSTIVMLVLTACLIGLDSQTKVIFYVQKKASFKDLRALVGLLYVTSLAAAYNLLQLCCSSFYKGTSLQSYAYLAWLRYILDQAVVYAVFAGNLAAMEHSFLVLTGEENFQWLKWCNKYTRFCTQIGGSLLCGFVASLLMFSIASISAFNLFRLYSPTKFMHLKL, encoded by the exons ATGGAACTGAGCATTCAGAAAACAGAAGCCTTGATTAGGCTGAGTACGATAGTGATGCTGGTTTTAACAGCTTGTTTAATTGGGTTGGATTCTCAAACAAAGGTCATCTTCTACGTTCAAAAGAAAGCTTCTTTCAAGGATTTGCGTGCTCTTGT TGGATTGCTGTATGTCACATCATTGGCTGCTGCTTATAATCTACTTCAACTATGCTGTTCTTCATTTTACAAAGGAACCTCGCTGCAATCTTACGCATATCTAGCTTGGCTTCGTTATATTTTGGATCAG GCAGTAGTGTACGCAGTGTTTGCGGGAAACCTAGCGGCAATGGAGCATTCATTTTTGGTATTAACCGGAGAAGAGAACTTCCAATGGCTCAAGTGGTGCAATAAATATACTCGATTCTGCACCCAAATCGGAGGATCCTTGCTCTGCGGCTTCGTTGCAAGCTTACTAATGTTTTCCATCGCTTCCATCTCCGCATTCAACTTGTTCAGGCTTTATTCCCCCACCAAGTTCATGCACTTGAAACTCTAA